The following proteins are encoded in a genomic region of Leucoraja erinacea ecotype New England chromosome 21, Leri_hhj_1, whole genome shotgun sequence:
- the aar2 gene encoding protein AAR2 homolog: MATVEMDQDLAKKLFFEGGTLIILAVPEGTEFGIDYNCWQVGPKFKGVKMIPPGIHFLHCSAVNDRGGHVTGPRTGCFFHIRPKEILVKRWDKREEEIIHVEVSEEELDRIRDNLRELDSWLGPYPYETLKRWVSLTNLVTDPLVQRLQPESGKISAFSEVEPELIMPHTKDRAEQNLLPYDTLCKSYEEGLARLPKMKIKPGTEIRFSKIPIRKYPEGASPAEITKCNMDFSYALDSVINQRYPANPKDILGELQFSFVCFLIGSVYDAFEHWKDLLRLLCHAEEAVRKRTDLYTALISVLYHQLNQIPADFFVDIVSKDNFLTTTLQEFFSYTCGPDVDKTLQKRVEKFKDHLTKKFKWDFDMEPDDCAPVMVEMPDGVVLD; encoded by the exons ATGGCCACCGTGGAAATGGATCAAGATCTTGCCAAGAAGCTGTTCTTTGAAGGAGGAACCCTGATCATATTGGCAGTGCCTGAAGGAACTGAGTTTGGCATAGATTACAACTGCTGGCAAGTGGGCCCTAAGTTTAAAGGGGTGAAGATGATTCCGCCTGGCATCCACTTCCTGCACTGCAGCGCGGTGAATGACAGAGGGGGACATGTGACCGGTCCACGTACTGGCTGCTTCTTCCACATCAGACCCAAGGAGATCCTGGTCAAGCGATGGgacaagagagaggaggagatcaTTCACGTTGAGGTGTCTGAGGAAGAGTTGGATCGTATCCGAGATAACCTGAGAGAGCTGGACAGTTGGCTGGGACCGTACCCGTATGAAACGCTGAAGCGCTGGGTGTCTCTCACCAACCTGGTCACCGACCCCCTGGTTCAGAGACTGCAACCTGAGAGCGGGAAGATCAGTGCCTTTAGTGAGGTGGAGCCAGAGCTCATCATGCCGCACACTAAAGACCGTGCAGAGCAGAATCTGCTGCCTTACGACACCTTATGCAAGAGCTATGAGGAAGGGTTAGCTCGGCTGCCCAAGATGAAGATCAAGCCGGGCACGGAGATCAGATTCTCAAAGATCCCCATTCGCAAATATCCAGAGGGAGCATCTCCAGCTGAAATCACCAAGTGTAACATGGACTTCAGCTACGCTCTGGACTCAGTGATAAACCAGCGCTACCCCGCAAACCCAAAGGATATACTGG GGGAGCTGCAGTTCTCCTTTGTGTGCTTCCTGATCGGCTCGGTGTACGATGCCTTTGAGCATTGGAAGGATTTGCTTCGCCTGCTGTGCCACGCTGAGGAGGCTGTGAGAAAACGCACCGACCTCTACACTGCCCTCATCTCCGTCCTGTATCACCAACTCAACCAAATCCCTGCCGACTTCTTCGTGGATATTGTCTCCAAGGATAACTTCCTCACCACAACCTTACAG GAATTCTTCTCGTACACGTGTGGCCCCGACGTCGACAAAACTCTGCAGAAGCGCGTGGAGAAATTTAAAGATCACCTCACCAAAAAGTTCAAGTGGGATTTTGACATGGAGCCTGATGACTGTGCCCCAGTGATGGTGGAGATGCCAGACGGTGTGGTCCTGGACTGA